A single uncultured Acetobacterium sp. DNA region contains:
- a CDS encoding Wzz/FepE/Etk N-terminal domain-containing protein, whose amino-acid sequence MDTSKEVNFKELLEIIIKKWWLIVLLTAFGFGVAYVYTVKYITPIYEAKTVLYIGQEGGSLGSIDVSLGQLNANSQLLVDYKQIASTRLVTNEVIKNLGLNMSYEEFQSNILVESILDSRLFTVGFKNPDPQVAKLVSDELAKQLTVAVLQIVGVENIRILDQALVPQVPISPNKMINSIIGGLLGFFISLFVIILLFLINDTIKSEEDIENLIGVSVLGDIPEFKGEVR is encoded by the coding sequence ATGGATACGTCAAAAGAAGTCAATTTCAAAGAATTATTAGAGATTATTATTAAAAAATGGTGGTTAATTGTATTACTTACAGCATTTGGTTTTGGAGTGGCTTATGTCTACACAGTTAAGTACATAACCCCCATTTATGAAGCTAAAACGGTTTTATATATCGGTCAGGAAGGCGGAAGTCTGGGGTCGATCGATGTTTCATTAGGTCAATTGAATGCAAATAGTCAATTACTCGTTGACTACAAGCAAATTGCATCAACGCGTTTAGTTACCAATGAAGTTATAAAAAACTTAGGGTTAAACATGTCATATGAAGAGTTTCAAAGCAACATTCTCGTTGAAAGTATCCTTGATTCGCGACTTTTTACTGTTGGATTCAAAAACCCGGATCCCCAAGTTGCTAAACTTGTTTCGGATGAACTGGCCAAGCAATTGACAGTAGCGGTATTGCAAATTGTTGGGGTGGAAAATATTCGAATATTGGATCAGGCATTAGTACCTCAAGTGCCCATATCACCAAATAAAATGATTAATTCCATCATTGGTGGTTTACTGGGCTTTTTCATATCATTGTTTGTTATCATATTATTGTTCCTGATTAATGATACGATCAAGAGTGAAGAGGACATAGAGAATTTGATTGGAGTATCAGTTTTAGGTGATATTCCAGAATTTAAAGGGGAGGTTCGATAA
- a CDS encoding CpsD/CapB family tyrosine-protein kinase, with the protein MVSLSLVTLSDPASFVTESYKLLRTNLNFKNSNNRFQVMLVTSAGKEEGKSTTISNLAITFAQSDKRVLLIDADLRLPHISTIFDINKRKKGLSNLLVEDLPLDSLVTKIDNLDKLEILSAGNKHVSPTELLNSEAFEALIIKCRDEYDVILIDTPPVLSFADASIISKVADGVLLVVAAHETKKSTVIEAKKNLDKVGATVIGVILTKVKFKKNANYYRYNSEKGK; encoded by the coding sequence ATGGTTTCATTAAGTTTGGTAACATTAAGCGACCCAGCTTCATTTGTAACGGAAAGTTATAAATTATTACGAACCAATTTGAATTTTAAAAATTCAAACAATCGGTTTCAGGTAATGTTAGTGACCAGTGCCGGAAAAGAAGAAGGGAAAAGCACGACGATCAGTAATTTAGCAATTACTTTTGCTCAGTCCGACAAGCGGGTGTTGCTAATTGATGCAGATTTAAGACTACCTCATATAAGTACGATTTTTGATATCAATAAAAGAAAAAAGGGTTTGTCAAATTTGCTTGTCGAGGATCTTCCTCTAGACTCTCTGGTAACTAAAATAGATAATCTAGACAAATTAGAAATCCTGTCAGCAGGAAATAAACATGTATCTCCAACTGAACTATTGAATTCTGAAGCATTTGAGGCGTTGATCATAAAGTGCAGAGATGAATACGATGTTATTCTTATCGATACGCCCCCCGTATTAAGTTTTGCTGATGCAAGCATCATTTCTAAAGTAGCGGATGGGGTATTGTTAGTTGTAGCCGCTCATGAAACGAAAAAATCAACGGTTATCGAGGCAAAAAAGAATCTTGATAAGGTTGGAGCCACGGTTATTGGAGTTATTTTGACAAAAGTGAAATTCAAGAAGAATGCGAATTATTACCGATACAATTCAGAGAAAGGAAAGTAA
- a CDS encoding ABC-F family ATP-binding cassette domain-containing protein, producing MITVSELSLNFSGTNLFTNVNIKFTPGNCYGVIGANGAGKTTFLKILSGELEPSTGNVFIPENMRMSVLKQDHYAFDAFSVLDTIMMGNQHLYSVMKEKDALYMKEDFTDEDGIRAGELEGEFAEMGGWEAESDASRIIQGLGLGVEILDANMDGLSGNEKVKVLLAQALFGKPEIILLDEPTNHLDIQAVEWLEEFLMDYEGTVIVVSHDRYFLNNVCTHIVDIDFGKIKVYVGNYDFWYESSQLIQRLLKDQNKKNEDKAKELQSFIARFSANKSKSKQATSRKKMLDKLNIEDMPSSSRKYPWVGFQIDREPGKEILTVEHLSKTIDGVKVLNNVSFRVNKDEKIAFVADNEIAMTTLFRILMEEIEPDEGSFKWGVSTTQSYFPKDNSDYFNGCTLNICQWLQQYTEEITETYIRGFLGRMLFSGDDIYKEVQVLSGGEKVRCMLSKMMMFGSNVLVLDQPTNHLDLESITAVNNGLIDFKGILLFASHDHQFMQTVANRIIEIREEGILDRLSSYDEFIDYKKTL from the coding sequence ATGATAACAGTATCAGAACTAAGTTTGAATTTTAGCGGAACAAATCTTTTTACCAATGTAAATATAAAATTTACTCCGGGGAATTGTTATGGGGTTATTGGGGCGAATGGTGCCGGAAAGACCACCTTTTTAAAAATTCTATCTGGCGAGCTTGAGCCATCAACCGGTAATGTGTTTATTCCCGAAAACATGCGGATGTCGGTTCTAAAACAGGATCATTACGCATTTGATGCGTTTTCTGTTCTTGACACCATAATGATGGGAAATCAGCATCTCTATTCAGTGATGAAAGAAAAAGATGCCTTATACATGAAGGAAGACTTTACCGATGAGGATGGCATCCGAGCTGGCGAACTTGAAGGCGAATTTGCCGAAATGGGTGGCTGGGAAGCGGAATCTGATGCATCCAGAATTATTCAGGGTTTGGGTTTAGGCGTTGAGATTCTTGACGCCAACATGGATGGGCTTTCCGGCAATGAAAAAGTTAAGGTTTTATTAGCCCAGGCGTTGTTTGGTAAACCTGAAATTATTCTACTTGATGAGCCCACCAACCATTTGGATATCCAGGCCGTGGAGTGGTTAGAAGAATTTTTAATGGACTATGAGGGAACCGTCATCGTGGTATCCCATGACCGTTATTTCTTAAACAACGTGTGTACCCATATTGTGGATATTGATTTTGGTAAAATCAAGGTTTATGTGGGTAACTACGATTTCTGGTATGAATCCAGCCAATTAATTCAACGTTTATTGAAAGATCAAAACAAGAAAAACGAAGATAAAGCCAAAGAACTGCAAAGTTTTATTGCCCGGTTCTCGGCCAATAAATCCAAATCCAAACAAGCAACTTCCCGAAAGAAAATGCTTGATAAGTTAAACATCGAGGACATGCCATCATCATCCCGAAAATATCCATGGGTCGGATTCCAGATCGACCGCGAGCCAGGCAAAGAAATCTTAACCGTCGAACATTTATCAAAAACCATTGATGGTGTTAAAGTCTTAAACAACGTCAGTTTTCGGGTCAATAAGGATGAAAAAATCGCTTTTGTTGCGGATAATGAAATAGCCATGACGACGCTTTTCAGAATTTTAATGGAAGAAATTGAACCAGACGAAGGCAGCTTTAAATGGGGCGTCAGTACCACCCAGTCATATTTCCCCAAAGATAACAGCGACTATTTTAACGGCTGTACCTTGAATATCTGCCAATGGTTACAGCAATATACCGAAGAGATCACCGAAACTTATATCCGTGGATTCCTGGGACGGATGTTGTTTTCAGGAGATGATATTTATAAAGAAGTCCAGGTTCTTTCCGGGGGCGAAAAAGTACGTTGCATGCTTTCAAAAATGATGATGTTTGGTTCAAACGTCCTGGTTTTGGATCAGCCAACCAATCACCTGGATTTGGAATCCATCACCGCTGTCAATAACGGTCTCATTGATTTCAAAGGCATCTTGCTCTTTGCCAGCCATGACCACCAGTTCATGCAAACCGTAGCCAATCGAATTATTGAAATCAGAGAAGAAGGTATTCTGGATCGATTATCGAGCTATGATGAGTTTATTGACTATAAAAAAACGCTTTAA